Proteins encoded in a region of the Desulfurococcaceae archaeon genome:
- a CDS encoding MFS transporter encodes MTLLPRKAQAMKLSKTITAFAESIADLKEVFKGNVGVIALSWFLFSLTGSLVNPFFAKYAKDLGASDLHVAVMRSLGMLALALSTIPGGLLTDYLGRVKVILIGTACISVAQFLYAVAPDWRFLTAIFVFDYAVHFYQPALTAIVMDSLQRGEEFKGFLGLNIVMAIPGLFMPVIGGVLYDTLGVTGIRLGFALQGIVSITVFVMRAKALKETFKPRDKDLGKIIFELSGYRAVLFRALKLYLFTSILWQVSLGVTNTYLAIYVLDVLGLSKPMWGLLSAISTTGTICASLILLRTNPRPERAALYSAVVVSAVQITLALPYHVRHMTITTATLLAASLVMGLASNILNSALSTILTRTLPVEIRGRAIGIQRLLDNFGASAASLVAATLYLGVGYAESFLVSSTVGLLSSLYLYTILLRRWPKERERRLRLEE; translated from the coding sequence GTGACTCTTCTCCCGAGGAAAGCCCAGGCTATGAAGCTCTCGAAGACTATTACCGCGTTCGCGGAGAGCATCGCGGATTTGAAGGAAGTTTTTAAAGGCAATGTAGGGGTAATCGCCCTATCCTGGTTCCTCTTCTCTCTGACGGGCTCGCTAGTGAACCCCTTTTTCGCTAAATACGCTAAGGACTTAGGGGCCTCAGACCTACATGTAGCGGTAATGCGAAGTCTCGGCATGCTTGCCTTGGCCCTCTCGACAATTCCCGGCGGCCTGCTGACAGACTATCTTGGCAGGGTAAAGGTTATATTGATTGGAACGGCGTGCATATCGGTAGCCCAGTTCCTCTACGCGGTGGCACCTGACTGGAGGTTCCTAACAGCCATATTCGTTTTCGACTATGCAGTACACTTCTACCAACCAGCGCTAACAGCAATAGTCATGGATTCCCTGCAACGCGGAGAAGAGTTTAAAGGCTTCCTAGGCCTGAACATCGTGATGGCTATTCCAGGCCTCTTCATGCCGGTCATCGGTGGAGTGCTCTATGACACGCTAGGAGTCACTGGTATTAGACTGGGCTTCGCGCTACAGGGCATTGTATCAATAACGGTATTCGTCATGAGAGCTAAGGCACTGAAAGAGACCTTTAAGCCACGTGATAAAGACCTCGGCAAGATCATCTTCGAGCTGTCCGGCTACCGTGCCGTCTTATTCAGAGCCCTCAAGTTGTACCTTTTTACCTCCATTCTCTGGCAGGTCTCGCTAGGGGTGACTAACACGTACCTGGCAATATATGTGCTCGACGTACTGGGGTTGTCGAAACCCATGTGGGGGCTTTTAAGCGCGATCTCCACCACGGGTACTATTTGTGCGTCGTTAATTTTGCTGAGAACCAACCCGAGACCTGAGCGCGCCGCACTATACTCGGCTGTTGTGGTTTCCGCGGTACAGATCACACTAGCGCTACCGTACCACGTAAGGCATATGACTATAACCACTGCTACATTGCTCGCCGCGTCGCTGGTAATGGGCCTCGCATCAAACATCTTAAACTCAGCGCTATCCACAATACTGACTAGAACCCTACCAGTTGAAATACGTGGAAGGGCTATAGGTATTCAAAGGCTACTGGATAACTTCGGCGCCTCGGCCGCGTCTTTAGTTGCAGCCACTTTATACCTGGGAGTGGGCTACGCCGAGTCTTTCCTGGTGTCAAGTACTGTGGGGCTACTGAGCTCTCTCTACCTCTACACTATACTGCTAAGAAGGTGGCCGAAAGAGCGAGAGCGCAGACTACGGCTTGAAGAGTGA
- the rimI gene encoding ribosomal protein S18-alanine N-acetyltransferase yields MKTGSCRDVFVKDFDLSYMNEIVEIESECFNSSVRYSEEVFNYYYQRGSIFKVAECGGVIAGYVIADIEDSLCHVVSIAVRRMYRRMGIGSTLLDRALAECKGLGARRAYLEVATSNQPALEMYLKAGFQVIGVIKGYYGVEDAYVMVKELDQRG; encoded by the coding sequence ATGAAAACAGGTAGTTGCAGAGACGTCTTCGTGAAGGATTTCGATTTAAGCTACATGAACGAGATAGTGGAAATTGAAAGCGAGTGCTTTAACTCCAGTGTGAGGTACAGTGAAGAAGTCTTCAATTACTACTACCAGCGCGGCTCGATCTTCAAAGTTGCAGAGTGCGGCGGGGTCATTGCGGGTTACGTTATCGCAGATATCGAAGACTCGCTCTGCCACGTCGTGTCCATAGCTGTGAGGCGCATGTACAGGAGAATGGGTATTGGTTCAACGCTACTAGACCGCGCGCTCGCGGAGTGTAAGGGGCTCGGCGCCAGGAGGGCTTACCTGGAGGTTGCTACCAGCAACCAGCCCGCTCTGGAAATGTACCTTAAAGCGGGCTTTCAAGTTATAGGGGTTATCAAGGGTTATTATGGAGTTGAAGACGCTTACGTGATGGTCAAGGAATTGGATCAGCGTGGTTAG
- a CDS encoding TrpB-like pyridoxal phosphate-dependent enzyme: MDLKTPKYARAPQLAEIVPKYWYNVVPDLPEQLPPMLKPSGEAVKPHELEAVFPKKLIEQEFSTERFVEIPGELRELYVELGRPTPLLRARRLEEYLKTPAKIYYKYEGVLPTGSHKVNTAVAQAYFNAAEGVERLVTETGAGQWGSALALAGALFGLRIRVYMVKASYNQKPYRRVLMQLYGAEVVPSPSHYTEFGRRVLKEDPDHPGSLGIAISEAIEDATSNPRTKYSLGSVLNHVLLHQTVIGLEALKQLELLGEDLPDYVVGCVGGGSNFAGLAYPLYHEALVMKRKESTKFIAVEPKAVPSMTRGVYTYDHGDTAGLTPLLKMYTLGHKYVPPPIHAGGLRYHGIAPTLALLVKNGIVRPVAYGQREVFQAAQLFAKLEGVVPAPESAHAVKAAISIALEARRRGENAIILFNMSGHGLLDLSGYQEHLENRLDDFEPGIVDTSYLTMH, encoded by the coding sequence ATGGATTTAAAAACGCCCAAATACGCTAGAGCCCCCCAACTAGCCGAGATAGTGCCCAAATACTGGTATAACGTTGTCCCCGACCTTCCTGAACAACTACCACCAATGTTGAAACCGAGTGGAGAGGCCGTCAAGCCGCATGAACTGGAAGCAGTATTTCCCAAAAAGCTCATTGAACAGGAGTTCTCCACTGAGAGATTCGTCGAAATACCTGGTGAGTTGAGAGAACTCTACGTAGAGCTCGGTAGGCCGACACCGCTGCTCAGGGCTCGGAGGCTTGAAGAGTACCTGAAAACGCCGGCAAAGATATACTACAAGTACGAAGGAGTTCTGCCAACGGGGTCGCACAAGGTAAACACCGCTGTTGCCCAAGCATACTTTAACGCGGCTGAGGGCGTGGAAAGGCTGGTAACCGAGACCGGTGCGGGGCAGTGGGGTTCCGCGTTAGCATTGGCAGGAGCCCTGTTCGGCCTGAGGATCAGAGTCTACATGGTGAAAGCCAGCTATAATCAAAAGCCTTATAGGAGAGTACTAATGCAGCTCTACGGCGCCGAGGTCGTACCCAGTCCCAGCCACTACACGGAGTTCGGGCGCAGGGTGTTAAAAGAAGATCCTGACCACCCGGGATCTCTGGGCATAGCCATCAGCGAGGCTATAGAAGATGCCACCAGTAACCCGAGGACGAAGTATAGCCTCGGATCAGTACTAAACCATGTTCTTTTACACCAAACAGTTATAGGACTAGAGGCTTTGAAACAGCTTGAACTACTAGGCGAAGACCTGCCGGACTACGTGGTGGGTTGTGTAGGTGGTGGAAGTAACTTTGCAGGACTGGCTTACCCGCTATACCACGAAGCACTAGTAATGAAGAGGAAGGAGAGTACAAAATTCATAGCGGTAGAACCTAAAGCGGTACCCTCAATGACTAGGGGCGTGTACACCTACGATCACGGTGACACTGCAGGCCTGACCCCACTACTTAAAATGTACACGCTAGGGCACAAGTACGTTCCCCCACCAATACACGCCGGCGGGCTAAGGTACCACGGCATTGCACCTACGCTAGCCTTACTAGTTAAAAATGGCATCGTTAGGCCTGTGGCTTACGGGCAGAGAGAAGTCTTTCAGGCTGCACAGCTATTTGCAAAGCTCGAAGGCGTTGTGCCCGCGCCTGAATCAGCCCACGCCGTCAAAGCGGCAATCAGCATCGCGCTCGAAGCTAGGAGAAGAGGTGAGAACGCGATCATACTATTCAACATGAGTGGGCACGGTTTATTAGACCTTTCAGGGTACCAAGAACACCTTGAAAACCGGCTGGACGACTTTGAGCCAGGAATAGTAGACACCTCCTACCTAACTATGCATTAG
- a CDS encoding ATPase, T2SS/T4P/T4SS family, which produces MAAKIEVKLRLLEKPKGEFKCIEQYAIPRGGEPLYHVCITNDTYIVYDVVAADPKLLKEVSRLEKELYNIIVGDESLVERIGKIKDPKLRHVVERQFTGYGFLEPFFMDPDIVNVHVMVGRPAQVLHRFYGRLYTNLAFSSEEAKELAMRLAAAAGKPLSEALPLASFIEPRYEARVSLVYMSDVTMRRDMTIDIRKLPENPWTILKLIHFGTLSIEEAAFLWLMVKYKVPIIIVGELMSGKTTVAAALMALVPPESRVLTAEDTPEFRIPAKYWTRTTTREFGEYKITYFDLIKTGVRLSVDYVIVGEIRGEEAREWAHAILLGHGAVCLPGDQLVLMMVDGKVDLYEVGAVVSGVQVGKYRSVKVIALNREGRPEWVEVSGTVVKNGSNRFVRITSTGGVVHEVHEDHLVVIYKNNGLACKKAKELEPGDLLVAVKYLPPIPSGSALTSIDVFSVLKKYVNRLYVHGLSGPLKKVGAPRISKVAGVPYHRAYSWLRGSAVPAAKALELVKVNVVSREDLEGSAVTFGTRGKCKLPYRIPLSRRLGYLIGLFLARGTMRYDPGDGLPNEIVFRAKIGENSARRITRSLEEVGVRREAVRIEKTSSARGLKVVVGSKIFATLVYEVLEGRTRYGERSIPLDLALRAPEGFREGLIKGFWEGCGLVLRDGKGRFRTIAKAPNRKLAESLVVVLRSLGIDAGVKVASSGKGLNGRGNRATYVIRITRGKERFLRVMGVRGKSKDHSKVTDNGNYLLYPVEKIEVVEKDSALYDVEVPAPHMYTISGGLIVTHNTTFHAESPEAALLRLVSPPISVDPQVLKLLNVFVKTNVFERGGKRTFRHEVHIVEENITVPLFIYDPKTDKIVMNTQIENPIRAFRFIDRIVLAHRVPKEVLEREYQAMVETIKETYREALERDPTLETPTYKELPEILYRRLEGKLRSYTHA; this is translated from the coding sequence TTGGCGGCCAAGATCGAGGTTAAACTACGTCTCCTGGAGAAGCCTAAAGGGGAGTTTAAGTGTATTGAGCAGTACGCAATTCCGCGTGGTGGAGAGCCGCTGTACCACGTTTGCATAACTAATGACACTTATATAGTGTACGATGTCGTCGCGGCAGATCCGAAGCTGTTAAAGGAGGTCTCAAGGCTGGAAAAGGAGCTCTATAACATTATTGTAGGTGACGAATCCCTTGTTGAGAGAATCGGCAAAATAAAAGACCCTAAATTGAGGCACGTGGTGGAGAGGCAGTTTACCGGTTACGGCTTCCTCGAACCCTTCTTCATGGACCCCGACATAGTGAACGTGCACGTAATGGTGGGGAGGCCCGCACAGGTATTGCACAGGTTTTATGGCAGGCTGTACACGAACCTGGCGTTCTCGTCCGAAGAAGCCAAGGAGCTGGCCATGAGGCTCGCTGCAGCTGCCGGTAAACCTCTCTCAGAAGCACTACCACTTGCGAGTTTTATCGAGCCACGATACGAGGCACGAGTTTCGCTCGTATACATGTCCGACGTCACCATGAGGCGTGATATGACGATCGACATAAGGAAGTTGCCCGAAAACCCGTGGACGATACTAAAGCTCATACACTTCGGTACGCTGAGCATCGAAGAAGCGGCCTTCCTCTGGCTGATGGTGAAATACAAGGTTCCAATAATAATAGTTGGCGAGCTAATGAGCGGTAAAACAACGGTAGCCGCCGCATTAATGGCGCTTGTACCCCCGGAATCAAGAGTCTTAACTGCCGAAGATACGCCGGAGTTTAGAATACCCGCAAAGTACTGGACGAGGACAACCACGAGAGAGTTTGGAGAATACAAAATAACGTATTTCGACCTGATAAAGACCGGCGTGAGGCTGTCTGTAGACTACGTAATAGTCGGTGAAATACGTGGCGAAGAAGCCCGCGAATGGGCGCACGCAATACTACTAGGGCATGGCGCGGTGTGCCTACCCGGAGATCAGCTAGTACTGATGATGGTTGATGGGAAGGTCGACCTCTATGAGGTAGGTGCCGTGGTGAGTGGAGTGCAGGTGGGTAAGTATAGGAGTGTAAAGGTAATTGCGCTGAATCGAGAAGGCAGGCCCGAATGGGTGGAGGTTAGCGGGACAGTCGTTAAAAACGGAAGTAACCGCTTTGTGAGAATAACGAGTACGGGGGGAGTGGTACACGAGGTGCACGAAGACCACTTAGTGGTGATCTACAAGAACAATGGGCTTGCATGTAAGAAGGCCAAAGAACTGGAGCCCGGAGATCTCCTGGTGGCCGTGAAGTACCTGCCGCCGATACCCTCAGGAAGTGCGTTGACGAGCATAGACGTTTTTAGTGTGCTTAAGAAGTACGTTAACAGGCTCTACGTACACGGGCTTTCCGGCCCGTTGAAGAAGGTGGGCGCCCCCAGGATCAGCAAAGTAGCCGGGGTACCCTATCACAGGGCGTACAGCTGGTTACGGGGTTCAGCGGTACCGGCGGCTAAGGCATTAGAGCTCGTAAAGGTTAACGTCGTTTCTAGAGAGGACTTAGAAGGCTCAGCAGTAACGTTCGGAACTAGAGGTAAGTGCAAGCTACCCTACAGAATACCGCTATCAAGGCGGCTTGGGTACCTGATAGGCTTGTTCCTAGCACGCGGCACGATGAGGTACGATCCAGGGGATGGGCTTCCCAACGAAATAGTGTTCCGTGCGAAGATCGGCGAAAATAGCGCGAGGAGGATTACGAGAAGCCTCGAAGAGGTGGGAGTGAGGCGGGAAGCCGTAAGGATAGAGAAGACCAGTAGCGCGAGGGGCTTGAAAGTGGTGGTCGGTTCAAAGATCTTTGCAACACTGGTGTACGAGGTGCTTGAAGGCAGGACGAGGTACGGTGAGAGGTCGATTCCACTAGACTTGGCATTGAGGGCGCCTGAAGGATTTAGAGAGGGCTTGATAAAGGGATTTTGGGAGGGTTGCGGATTAGTACTTAGAGATGGAAAAGGGCGCTTTAGAACGATAGCCAAGGCTCCTAACAGGAAGTTAGCGGAATCCCTGGTTGTAGTGCTTAGATCCCTTGGAATTGATGCCGGCGTCAAGGTGGCCAGTAGCGGTAAGGGGTTAAATGGAAGAGGTAACAGGGCAACGTACGTGATTAGAATTACTAGGGGTAAAGAGAGGTTTTTACGAGTAATGGGGGTTAGAGGAAAGTCTAAGGACCATTCGAAGGTAACGGATAATGGAAACTACCTGTTATACCCCGTCGAAAAAATAGAAGTAGTTGAAAAGGACTCGGCCCTCTACGATGTGGAAGTGCCCGCTCCCCACATGTACACCATATCGGGTGGACTAATAGTGACGCACAATACAACTTTTCACGCGGAAAGCCCTGAAGCCGCCCTTCTCAGGCTGGTATCGCCACCGATATCCGTGGATCCGCAAGTCCTAAAGCTTCTTAACGTGTTCGTTAAAACAAACGTGTTTGAAAGGGGCGGTAAGCGGACTTTTAGACATGAAGTTCATATCGTGGAAGAGAACATCACGGTGCCCCTGTTCATTTATGATCCGAAAACCGACAAGATCGTCATGAACACGCAAATAGAGAACCCAATAAGAGCATTTAGGTTCATCGATAGAATAGTCCTTGCTCACAGGGTACCAAAAGAGGTCCTTGAAAGAGAGTACCAGGCAATGGTGGAAACCATTAAAGAGACCTATAGAGAGGCGCTGGAAAGGGATCCCACGCTTGAAACACCCACATACAAGGAACTACCAGAAATCCTGTACAGAAGGCTGGAGGGGAAGCTCCGCTCGTACACTCACGCGTGA
- a CDS encoding ERCC4 domain-containing protein: MAVKLLTPVDVIIDSREDSKHPEFKVKIAREGLRVAVQELPAGDFLLLAPPGRKQSILVERKTADDFANSIRDGRIWEQSKLLQEAALQEGHRPLIVIEGSLEKLEKYRNWRVQSILRVIDTLVLDMNIPILYTPHKDATIAWIIAKAKNLGKTEEKRVVKMRVEKKPLSIEERVLYVTEGLVGPTLARRLLARFKTLKNVANASTYELMSVEGIGEKRAQEIYAIFNTPWHEPGLGEQV, from the coding sequence ATGGCGGTTAAGCTATTGACGCCGGTAGATGTAATCATCGATAGCAGGGAGGACTCTAAGCACCCCGAATTCAAGGTTAAGATCGCGAGAGAGGGCTTACGGGTAGCTGTGCAAGAGCTCCCCGCAGGCGACTTCCTACTACTTGCACCTCCCGGGAGAAAGCAAAGCATACTAGTAGAGAGGAAAACAGCTGATGATTTCGCTAACAGCATCAGGGACGGGAGGATCTGGGAGCAGAGCAAGCTACTACAAGAAGCGGCTTTACAAGAAGGGCACCGACCGCTAATAGTAATCGAAGGCTCCCTAGAGAAACTGGAAAAATACCGTAACTGGAGGGTGCAGAGCATTCTGCGCGTTATCGACACGCTGGTGCTCGACATGAACATACCAATACTGTACACGCCTCATAAAGACGCCACAATAGCCTGGATCATCGCCAAGGCGAAGAACCTCGGTAAAACTGAGGAGAAGAGGGTCGTGAAAATGAGGGTTGAGAAAAAGCCTTTAAGCATCGAAGAGAGAGTACTCTACGTCACGGAAGGGCTGGTGGGCCCGACACTCGCCAGGAGGCTTCTCGCAAGGTTCAAAACCCTCAAGAACGTCGCAAACGCATCCACCTATGAGTTGATGAGCGTCGAAGGTATTGGGGAAAAGCGTGCCCAGGAAATATATGCCATCTTTAACACACCGTGGCATGAACCAGGGCTAGGAGAGCAGGTATGA
- a CDS encoding P-loop NTPase — MSEDPRVLKAVENLKKPRRVYAVISNKGGVGKTTVTTLLALYSAKLGYSTGLLDLDLVNPSTHVVLGLRPEHLKYSEHHGVLPLRIGNLHYFTVVAYTGDRPMALRGRAARDALWEVLSTVNWGVLDVVFVDTPPGIGDEHLELAYKLRGVIRPIVVSTPNPLSMSVVKKVIHILRECGYADLYFVENMGDGKLVDYAKELGVTYLGYIPHSTRLETATGSLDKLLGLDVEDSARYILSKLLPR; from the coding sequence ATGAGTGAAGACCCGAGAGTACTAAAGGCGGTCGAGAACCTTAAGAAGCCGCGCAGAGTGTACGCCGTCATTAGCAACAAGGGCGGCGTAGGTAAGACGACCGTTACGACTTTACTAGCCCTATACTCCGCTAAACTAGGTTACTCAACGGGGTTACTAGACCTAGACCTCGTCAACCCCTCTACGCACGTGGTTCTAGGCCTAAGACCAGAGCACTTAAAGTACAGTGAACACCACGGGGTACTACCGTTGAGAATTGGTAACCTGCATTACTTCACCGTAGTGGCGTATACCGGCGACAGGCCCATGGCTCTTAGAGGTCGTGCCGCGCGCGACGCCTTGTGGGAAGTGCTTTCCACTGTGAACTGGGGTGTTCTCGACGTCGTTTTCGTAGACACGCCACCAGGTATTGGCGATGAGCACCTTGAATTGGCATACAAGCTACGGGGCGTTATCAGGCCTATCGTGGTGTCTACCCCTAACCCCCTCTCCATGAGCGTGGTGAAGAAGGTCATCCACATACTGAGGGAATGCGGTTACGCTGACCTGTACTTCGTTGAAAACATGGGAGACGGTAAGCTAGTAGACTATGCCAAGGAGCTTGGAGTAACGTACCTCGGCTACATACCCCACTCTACAAGGCTGGAGACAGCAACCGGTAGCCTAGACAAGCTACTAGGATTAGATGTAGAGGACTCGGCCAGGTATATTTTAAGCAAACTACTACCACGGTGA
- the hypA gene encoding hydrogenase nickel incorporation protein HypA, with translation MVHEWALAESIVLYVLSRGIKKAKKVAVKIGVLQSIDKDILVFAVRELSKEYGLEIGEVEVVDEEPVFKCHICGYTWSLNMSEVEEPVREAVHFLPEAAYAYFKCPNCRSIDFEIVKGRGLSGVVVEGYE, from the coding sequence ATGGTTCACGAGTGGGCTTTAGCTGAATCGATAGTGCTATACGTCTTGAGTAGAGGGATTAAGAAGGCTAAGAAGGTAGCCGTCAAGATCGGAGTACTCCAGTCAATAGACAAGGACATACTAGTGTTCGCGGTAAGAGAGCTCTCCAAAGAATATGGGCTGGAAATAGGTGAAGTTGAGGTGGTCGACGAAGAGCCCGTTTTCAAGTGCCACATATGCGGGTACACATGGAGCTTGAACATGTCAGAGGTCGAAGAACCCGTTCGCGAAGCAGTGCACTTCCTCCCCGAAGCTGCGTACGCTTACTTCAAGTGCCCTAATTGCCGTAGCATAGACTTCGAGATCGTGAAAGGCCGTGGTTTGTCGGGAGTGGTGGTTGAGGGTTATGAGTGA
- a CDS encoding glycosyl transferase family 4, producing MSLELVLPGLVSAIVARTLLSWWLTAALRLGFAGRDMNKPGERMVAEAGGIWVVLSSGFGVLLYIAIEVYTDRRVDVIPLLSIALTLLMAGLLGFFDDILGWKRGINPIKRVLFTLPISLPLVAVKAGHSVVELPVIGTLDLGLAYSLLVVPAGVVGASNAFNMIAGYNGLEALQGLTLLLSASLLLVVRRNLDAVCVALPVISSITVFYLLYNRYPAKMFPGNSFTYGIGAFYASLAIYWNFEKYAIYSYALYFLELVLFVRGLLDGVYKENFGRVQADGSLLPPYEKSYSVTHLVIKLVIKLKGKCYETDAIKVIVTLQAVVCALALSATFLAV from the coding sequence ATGAGCTTAGAACTAGTACTGCCAGGGCTCGTCTCCGCCATAGTAGCTAGGACTCTACTGAGCTGGTGGCTTACCGCGGCCTTAAGGCTCGGCTTCGCCGGCAGGGACATGAACAAACCTGGAGAACGCATGGTAGCCGAGGCCGGCGGCATATGGGTTGTATTGTCGTCGGGGTTCGGAGTGCTCCTCTACATAGCGATAGAGGTTTACACCGACAGGAGGGTGGATGTGATACCGTTGCTTTCAATAGCTTTAACTCTACTGATGGCCGGCTTGCTGGGGTTCTTCGATGACATACTCGGCTGGAAAAGGGGTATAAACCCCATTAAGCGCGTGTTGTTTACCCTTCCGATATCCCTTCCACTAGTCGCTGTTAAGGCCGGCCATAGCGTGGTCGAGCTACCTGTGATTGGCACTCTAGACCTGGGGTTAGCGTACTCACTGCTAGTGGTACCGGCCGGTGTCGTGGGTGCTAGTAACGCCTTCAACATGATTGCCGGTTACAACGGCCTCGAAGCGCTTCAAGGGTTAACTCTTTTACTCTCTGCTTCGCTACTTTTGGTAGTCAGGCGCAACTTAGATGCCGTCTGCGTTGCCCTACCCGTGATCTCCTCAATAACGGTATTTTACTTACTTTACAACCGGTACCCGGCTAAGATGTTCCCAGGAAACTCCTTTACTTACGGTATTGGGGCTTTCTACGCCTCGCTAGCGATATACTGGAACTTCGAGAAGTACGCCATTTACTCCTACGCCCTCTACTTCCTAGAACTGGTACTGTTCGTGCGTGGACTACTAGACGGCGTGTACAAGGAGAACTTTGGGCGCGTTCAAGCAGATGGTAGCTTACTGCCCCCCTACGAGAAGTCCTATAGCGTAACGCACCTGGTCATAAAGCTCGTGATAAAGCTTAAAGGTAAGTGCTACGAAACCGATGCCATTAAGGTCATCGTCACTCTTCAAGCCGTAGTCTGCGCTCTCGCTCTTTCGGCCACCTTCTTAGCAGTATAG
- a CDS encoding hydroxymethylglutaryl-CoA reductase, degradative — translation MARQPRSSRIEGFYKLPLEERVRIVKEWADLTDDEVKVLLNFGNLSREIAERMIENVIGCMAYPFAVAVNFLVNGKDYLVPMVIEEASVVAAASNAAKMLRYGKGIIAEAGPQEMIGQVHVVNVTAPYAKVTRILERKQEILEHAAQQDPTLIKLGGGPRDLEIRVIETSKGPVIVVHLVVDVRDAMGANAVNTMVEAIAPILERITGGQARLRIISNHATRRIVRAWARTPAENLGGLETAKRIEEASVLAEVDPYRAVTHNKGIMNGIIAVALATAQDHRAIEAGAHAYACKAGVYKPLSTWEVDEEGFLNGYLELPLQVGIVGGATRVHPVARIALKILGVSSAKELAEVMAAVGLAQNLAALRALVTEGIQKGHMRLHARNLAIMAGATGDLVDRVAERMVKEGKVRYDYAKELVEKALRGEPV, via the coding sequence ATGGCGCGGCAACCTAGGAGTAGCCGCATTGAGGGTTTTTACAAGCTACCCCTCGAGGAGAGGGTGAGAATCGTTAAGGAATGGGCGGACTTAACGGACGACGAAGTGAAGGTACTCCTCAACTTCGGTAACCTCTCCAGGGAGATAGCGGAAAGAATGATTGAAAACGTAATCGGGTGCATGGCGTATCCATTCGCCGTGGCGGTGAACTTTCTCGTAAATGGGAAAGACTACCTCGTCCCAATGGTCATAGAAGAAGCGAGCGTCGTAGCCGCTGCAAGCAATGCCGCGAAAATGCTACGTTACGGAAAGGGCATAATAGCGGAAGCCGGCCCCCAAGAAATGATCGGCCAGGTGCACGTAGTCAACGTAACGGCGCCTTACGCCAAAGTCACCAGGATACTAGAGCGCAAGCAGGAAATACTAGAACATGCAGCGCAGCAGGACCCCACCCTGATCAAGCTTGGCGGGGGTCCACGAGACTTGGAAATCAGAGTCATTGAAACGAGTAAGGGCCCCGTAATAGTGGTTCACCTAGTCGTAGATGTAAGAGATGCCATGGGCGCTAACGCCGTTAATACCATGGTAGAGGCGATCGCGCCCATCTTGGAAAGAATTACAGGGGGGCAGGCGAGGCTTAGAATAATATCAAACCACGCGACAAGGCGAATTGTTAGAGCATGGGCTAGGACACCGGCCGAAAACCTAGGCGGACTTGAAACCGCGAAGAGGATTGAAGAGGCCAGCGTACTGGCGGAAGTAGACCCTTACAGAGCTGTAACGCACAATAAGGGCATTATGAATGGTATCATAGCCGTGGCGCTTGCTACGGCACAAGATCACAGGGCTATCGAAGCGGGCGCACACGCATACGCGTGTAAAGCAGGTGTGTATAAGCCGCTGAGCACCTGGGAGGTGGACGAAGAGGGCTTTCTCAACGGTTACCTCGAACTACCGCTACAAGTAGGTATAGTGGGGGGCGCGACGCGAGTACACCCGGTTGCGAGGATAGCACTGAAAATACTCGGAGTTTCCTCCGCCAAGGAGCTCGCCGAGGTAATGGCGGCCGTCGGCTTAGCGCAAAACCTCGCAGCGCTCAGAGCCCTAGTTACCGAAGGCATTCAAAAGGGTCACATGAGATTACACGCTAGGAACCTAGCAATAATGGCAGGCGCTACCGGAGACCTAGTAGACAGGGTGGCAGAGAGGATGGTTAAGGAAGGTAAAGTGAGGTACGACTACGCCAAGGAGCTCGTAGAAAAAGCACTTCGCGGAGAACCGGTCTGA